Proteins from a genomic interval of Kitasatospora kifunensis:
- a CDS encoding globin, with product MTEIGRDETREESFFETVGGEATFRRLVHLFYQGVAGDEVLRPMYPEQDLAGAEERLALFLIQYWGGPRTYSEQRGHPRLRMRHVPFKVDQAAHDAWLRHMRAAVDELALAPQAEQQLWEYLSYAAASMVNSH from the coding sequence GTGACTGAGATCGGGCGTGACGAGACTCGCGAGGAGAGCTTCTTCGAGACGGTGGGCGGCGAGGCCACCTTCCGTCGGCTGGTGCACCTCTTCTACCAAGGGGTGGCCGGGGACGAGGTGCTGCGCCCGATGTACCCCGAGCAGGACCTGGCCGGCGCCGAGGAGCGGCTGGCCCTGTTCCTGATCCAGTACTGGGGCGGGCCGCGCACCTACAGCGAGCAGCGCGGGCACCCGCGGCTGCGGATGCGGCACGTGCCGTTCAAGGTCGACCAGGCCGCGCACGACGCCTGGCTGCGGCACATGCGGGCGGCGGTGGACGAGCTCGCGCTGGCCCCGCAGGCCGAGCAGCAGTTGTGGGAGTACCTGAGCTACGCGGCCGCCTCGATGGTCAACTCGCACTGA
- a CDS encoding FtsX-like permease family protein produces the protein MGGFVLRRLRSRLALAMAAVLTIVLSATVLCALDAFQTGVGDAGVRRAMAVQDRARATVQITDDSVGSGQAAAEQQVNGLATRIFGPLPAQVHELGRSHAYGLPATGATDANGKPVDPDLTLLASLDPAQVTLGAGRLPEAAAPGGPVQVAVPDAVTHRLGLQPQTLPTALHLVDRFDGSSLDVLITGIYHPADATDPYWQLDPLGGHGVTVNGFTTYGPMLVQGSVFSSGAIPEQGLNWLLTGDFSHARNTELDALRDRTAKQIAAFQKSTGFTATSSLPGALDDLHNDLLVARSTLVIGALQLAVLAIAALVLVTRLLSERQATENTLLTARGATARRIAALSALEAGLLALPAVLLAPPLTPALLALMSHYGPLAHAKVRLSGGPSLDSWLLALAIAVGSVLVVLVPTMVRLLGPSVLLRRAGRRQALVSGLGRSGADLALLALAVLAYFQLAHYGSGPGSSVSATAAGAAQTGGAALSADANGRLGLDPVLVTAPTLALCAGTVLALRLLPLVARLGERWAGRRRGLPGALAGWQFARRPRRNAGPVLLMVFAVSMGMLALGQGASLSASQRDQSAFASLGGLRVTNLAVPALGQGGVLDQLPGGSRFLPVSRQELPLHAGRIGQVLAIDAKTAASSVRMRSDLTGGRTPAQFFGPLIDPDPDHAGDGITLPGKPIRLDLDLSVRTTLAVPPPVPTGQFVWSGGTHAPSLQLELRDRHGIPFEANAVGVPDNGDATVSADLAPLVASPAGQAAYPLTLTAVKLSYNGDPLSDLQQQLTVHRMTTTELTGGPSRAITSAGQAWVTADHATLAPANGADLFDVTYSAAKNQLNNVTHLTVGASAATAPAAVNAIATKDYLTATGTAVGQQIPLSLGTASLRARIVAVVPALPGVGGDSGGPTTALMVDLPTVDRMLSTADNVPLPPTEWWLPGTGPDDPVPARAAAALRAGTVPAQVQVYQELVSGLRDDPLGAAPQSALLALTVAAAVLAAIGFAAAALGAAGERAAEFAVLRALGTPHRQLARTAAAEQGILIALGLGVGAALGTALTHLVVPLTVLTPAAHRPMPAVLVVLPFGQVLVLLAAVAALPVLLTVHRVLRPARASETIARLRHSEEM, from the coding sequence ATGGGCGGCTTTGTCCTGCGCAGACTGCGCAGCAGGCTGGCACTGGCCATGGCGGCGGTGCTGACCATCGTGCTGAGCGCCACCGTGCTCTGCGCGCTGGACGCCTTCCAGACCGGGGTGGGCGACGCCGGGGTGCGCCGCGCGATGGCCGTCCAGGACCGGGCCAGGGCCACCGTCCAGATCACCGACGACAGCGTCGGCTCGGGGCAGGCGGCGGCCGAGCAGCAGGTCAACGGGCTGGCGACGAGGATCTTCGGCCCGCTGCCCGCCCAGGTGCACGAGCTCGGCCGCAGCCACGCCTACGGCCTGCCGGCCACCGGTGCCACCGACGCGAACGGCAAGCCGGTCGACCCCGACCTGACCCTGCTCGCCTCGCTCGACCCGGCCCAGGTCACCCTCGGCGCGGGCCGGCTGCCCGAGGCCGCCGCCCCCGGGGGCCCGGTCCAGGTGGCCGTGCCCGACGCCGTGACCCACCGGCTCGGCCTGCAACCCCAGACCCTGCCGACCGCGCTGCACCTGGTCGACCGGTTCGACGGCTCCAGCCTGGACGTGCTGATCACCGGCATCTACCACCCCGCCGACGCGACCGATCCCTACTGGCAGCTCGACCCGCTCGGCGGGCACGGAGTGACGGTCAACGGCTTCACCACCTACGGCCCGATGCTGGTCCAGGGCTCCGTCTTCAGCAGCGGCGCGATCCCCGAGCAGGGCCTCAACTGGCTGCTGACCGGCGACTTCTCGCACGCCAGGAACACCGAGCTGGACGCACTGCGGGACCGCACCGCCAAGCAGATCGCCGCCTTCCAGAAAAGCACCGGCTTCACCGCGACCAGCTCGCTGCCCGGCGCCCTGGACGACCTGCACAACGACCTGCTGGTGGCCCGCTCCACCCTGGTGATCGGCGCGCTCCAACTGGCCGTGCTGGCGATCGCCGCCCTGGTCCTGGTGACCCGGCTGCTGAGTGAGCGTCAGGCCACCGAGAACACCCTGCTCACCGCGCGTGGCGCGACCGCACGCCGGATCGCCGCGCTGAGCGCGCTGGAGGCCGGCCTGCTCGCGCTGCCGGCCGTCCTGCTCGCCCCACCGCTCACCCCCGCGCTGCTGGCCCTCATGAGCCACTACGGCCCACTGGCCCACGCCAAGGTGCGGCTGAGCGGCGGGCCCTCGCTCGACTCCTGGCTGCTGGCGCTCGCGATAGCCGTCGGGTCGGTGCTCGTCGTGCTGGTGCCCACGATGGTCCGGCTGCTGGGCCCCTCGGTGCTGCTGCGCCGGGCCGGCCGCCGACAGGCACTGGTCTCCGGGCTCGGCCGCTCGGGCGCCGACCTCGCGCTGCTCGCGCTGGCCGTCCTCGCCTACTTCCAGCTCGCGCACTACGGCTCCGGGCCGGGCAGCAGCGTCTCCGCCACGGCGGCGGGCGCGGCCCAGACCGGCGGCGCGGCGCTGTCCGCCGACGCCAACGGGCGCCTTGGCCTGGACCCGGTGCTGGTCACCGCGCCCACCCTGGCGCTGTGCGCCGGCACCGTACTGGCGCTGCGGCTGCTGCCGCTGGTCGCCCGGCTCGGCGAGCGGTGGGCCGGGCGACGGCGGGGGCTGCCCGGCGCGCTGGCCGGCTGGCAGTTCGCCCGTCGGCCCCGGCGCAACGCCGGCCCGGTCCTGCTGATGGTCTTCGCCGTCTCGATGGGCATGCTCGCGCTCGGCCAGGGCGCCTCGCTGAGCGCCTCGCAACGCGACCAGTCCGCCTTCGCCAGCCTCGGCGGGCTGCGGGTGACCAACCTCGCGGTGCCCGCCCTCGGCCAGGGCGGGGTGCTGGACCAACTGCCCGGCGGCTCACGCTTCCTGCCCGTCTCGCGACAGGAACTGCCGCTGCACGCAGGCCGGATCGGCCAAGTGCTGGCGATCGACGCCAAGACCGCCGCCAGCTCGGTGCGGATGCGCTCCGACCTGACCGGCGGACGCACCCCGGCGCAGTTCTTCGGCCCGCTGATCGACCCGGACCCGGACCACGCCGGCGACGGAATCACACTGCCCGGCAAGCCGATCCGGCTGGACCTGGACCTGTCGGTGCGCACCACACTGGCCGTCCCACCCCCCGTGCCCACAGGCCAGTTCGTCTGGAGCGGCGGGACCCACGCCCCGAGCCTGCAGCTGGAGCTGCGGGACCGCCACGGGATCCCCTTCGAGGCCAACGCGGTGGGCGTCCCGGACAACGGCGACGCCACCGTCTCGGCCGATCTGGCACCGCTCGTCGCCTCCCCCGCCGGCCAGGCCGCCTACCCGCTCACCCTGACCGCGGTGAAGCTCAGCTACAACGGGGACCCACTGAGCGACCTGCAGCAGCAGCTGACGGTCCATCGGATGACCACCACCGAGCTGACCGGCGGCCCGAGCCGGGCGATCACCTCGGCGGGCCAGGCCTGGGTGACGGCGGACCACGCCACCCTCGCCCCGGCGAACGGAGCGGACCTGTTCGACGTGACGTACTCGGCCGCCAAGAACCAGCTGAACAACGTCACCCACCTGACCGTCGGCGCCTCGGCCGCCACCGCGCCGGCCGCGGTCAACGCGATCGCCACCAAGGACTACCTGACCGCCACCGGCACCGCCGTCGGCCAGCAGATCCCGCTGTCGCTCGGCACCGCCAGCCTGCGGGCCAGGATCGTCGCCGTGGTGCCCGCACTGCCCGGCGTCGGCGGCGACAGCGGCGGCCCGACCACCGCGCTGATGGTCGACCTGCCCACCGTGGACCGGATGCTCAGCACCGCCGACAACGTCCCACTGCCCCCCACCGAGTGGTGGCTGCCCGGCACCGGACCGGACGACCCCGTCCCGGCCCGGGCGGCCGCCGCGCTGCGGGCGGGCACCGTCCCCGCGCAGGTGCAGGTGTACCAGGAGCTGGTGTCCGGGCTGCGGGACGACCCGTTGGGCGCCGCCCCGCAGAGCGCGCTGCTGGCGCTGACCGTCGCGGCCGCGGTGCTGGCGGCGATCGGCTTCGCGGCCGCCGCGCTGGGAGCCGCCGGCGAACGGGCCGCCGAGTTCGCCGTGCTGCGCGCGCTCGGCACCCCGCACCGGCAGTTGGCCAGGACCGCCGCCGCCGAACAGGGCATCCTGATCGCCCTCGGCCTCGGCGTCGGGGCCGCGCTGGGGACGGCCCTGACGCACCTGGTGGTGCCACTGACCGTGCTCACCCCGGCCGCCCACCGGCCGATGCCCGCGGTGCTGGTCGTGCTGCCGTTCGGGCAGGTCCTGGTGCTGCTCGCGGCGGTGGCCGCGCTGCCGGTCCTGCTCACCGTCCACCGGGTGCTGCGGCCCGCCCGTGCCAGCGAGACCATCGCCCGTCTGCGTCACTCGGAGGAGATGTGA
- a CDS encoding FHA domain-containing protein, whose translation MPICPRGHESQAEDWCDFCGFPMQPASGPVPGSVGGDPYQLPPPPPMPPGPPQGHGMPGGYAAATEGLITCPICRTPQTGRYCEECGYDYELAAGAGQQSPGYGFQQPGPAPQGPPQGGYGYPPPGGAPGYPAPPEQQGPPGYPPPGAEQQGLTGYPPAPEHQQQHGLPGYPPPAPEQQQQQHGLPGYPPAPEQQQAPSRDPYGTSFHLAPPSTQVHQAEPVRSTWVAVVSADRQYFTDMMARSGPEASGLFFPPYCPERRIPITGRGQLRIGRRSQHRGTVPEIDLSVPPEDPGASHQHALLAEQPDGSWVLVDQDSTNGTTLNGGAEPLAPHTAIPLNEGDRIHIGAWTTITMVRA comes from the coding sequence ATGCCGATCTGCCCTAGGGGCCATGAGTCGCAGGCCGAGGACTGGTGCGACTTCTGCGGCTTCCCGATGCAACCGGCCTCCGGCCCGGTGCCGGGCTCGGTCGGCGGGGACCCGTACCAGCTGCCGCCACCGCCGCCGATGCCGCCGGGACCGCCCCAGGGGCACGGCATGCCCGGGGGCTACGCCGCCGCGACCGAGGGGCTGATCACCTGCCCGATCTGCCGGACCCCGCAGACCGGGCGGTACTGCGAGGAGTGCGGCTACGACTACGAGCTGGCCGCCGGCGCCGGGCAGCAGTCCCCGGGCTACGGCTTCCAGCAGCCGGGCCCGGCACCGCAGGGCCCGCCCCAGGGCGGCTACGGCTACCCGCCGCCGGGCGGCGCGCCCGGCTACCCCGCGCCGCCCGAGCAGCAGGGCCCGCCCGGGTACCCGCCGCCGGGGGCCGAGCAGCAGGGCCTGACCGGGTATCCGCCGGCGCCCGAGCACCAGCAGCAGCACGGCCTGCCCGGGTACCCGCCACCCGCACCCGAGCAGCAGCAACAGCAGCACGGGCTGCCGGGCTATCCGCCCGCGCCCGAGCAGCAGCAGGCGCCCTCCAGGGACCCGTACGGCACCTCGTTCCACCTGGCGCCGCCCTCGACCCAGGTCCACCAGGCGGAGCCGGTGCGCTCCACCTGGGTGGCCGTGGTCAGCGCCGACCGGCAGTACTTCACCGACATGATGGCGCGCAGCGGCCCCGAGGCCTCCGGGCTCTTCTTCCCGCCGTACTGCCCCGAGCGGCGGATCCCGATCACCGGTCGGGGGCAGCTGCGGATCGGGCGGCGCAGCCAGCACCGGGGCACCGTCCCGGAGATCGACCTGTCGGTGCCGCCGGAGGACCCGGGCGCCTCGCACCAGCACGCGTTGCTGGCCGAGCAGCCGGACGGCAGCTGGGTGCTGGTCGACCAGGACTCCACCAACGGCACCACGCTCAACGGCGGCGCCGAGCCACTGGCGCCGCACACCGCGATCCCGTTGAACGAGGGCGACCGGATCCACATCGGCGCCTGGACCACGATCACCATGGTGCGGGCCTGA